Proteins from a single region of Psilocybe cubensis strain MGC-MH-2018 chromosome 3, whole genome shotgun sequence:
- a CDS encoding Twinfilin, protein MSAISGITVSPELASTFANAVQSGSTRFIKILIQNESLVHDISIPIDGSFEQDLRLLQRDAVLPTDSPAYILAKLDAPSSDWISIYYVPDTAQVREKMLYASTRFSLLKSLGSSLFTDSIFATSKEDLTEEAYASHLRHAAAPNPLSKREQELADLRMTENQTATYEGNRARASHIGSGVGLNWSEEAENAIMNLGEATESQLVIITIDPKTETLALHFSGDIEPDSLNTLIPSSEPCYALFCWSISAQDDRRLLVFIYSCPSQSPVKNRMIYSSGSASTFEAAKGILTSLSPSTTIASRKIETSDPTELTLAYIKEELGLSQVEQPPQSKIQTSKGFAKPRGPPRRR, encoded by the exons ATGTCCGCCATATCTGGAATCACCGTCTCTCCAGAGCTCGCCTCAACCTTCGCAAATGCTGTACAATCGGGCTCGACGCGCTTTATCAAGATATTGATTCAAAACG AATCTTTGGTTCATGATATCTCAATTCCGATCGACGGTTCGTTCGAACAAGATTTAAGACTGCTTCAAAGGGATGCGGTACTGCCAACAGACTCTCCTGCATATATACTTGCCAAATTAGACGCCCCATCGTCGGATTGGATATCTATCTATTATGTCCCGGACACTGCCCAAGTCCGTGAAAAG ATGCTTTATGCCTCTACGCGTTTCTCTCTTCTCAAGTCTTTGGGTTCCTCTCTATTCACAGATTCCATCTTTGCGACATCCAAAGAAGACCTCACTGAGGAAGCATACGCTTCTCACCTGCGTCATGCCGCTGCTCCTAACCCCCTATCCAAACGCGAGCAGGAATTAGCCGATCTGCGCATGACTGAGAATCAAACAGCTACATATGAAGGCAATCGGGCGAGGGCTAGTCATATTGGATCAGGGGTGGGGCTCAATTGGTCCGAAGAGGCGGAAAATGCTATCATGAATTTAGGCGAAGCAACTGAAAGCCAACTAGTCATTATT ACGATCGACCCGAAGACGGAGACTCTTGCACTACACTTCTCTGGAGACATAGAACCTGATTCCCTGAACACATTAATCCCTTCATCTGAGCCATGTTATGCTTTGTTTTGTTGGTCAATTTCTGCTCAGGATGATAGAC GATTATTAGTCTTTATTTATTCCTGCCCGTCTCAGTCACCCGTCAAAAATCGAATGATTTACTCTTCTGGGTCTGCGTCAACATTCGAAGCTGCAAAGGGCATTCTGACTTCGCTTTCTCCTTCCACCACCATTGCTTCTCGGAAGATCGAAACCTCAGATCCTACAGAGTTGACTCTGGCTTATATCAAAGAAGAACTTGGATTGTCTCAGGTTGAACAACCTCCGCAGTCCAAAATCCAAACATCTAAGGGCTTTGCCAAACCCAGAGGGCCTCCCAGGCGGCGATAA
- a CDS encoding putative cytokinin riboside 5'-monophosphate phosphoribohydrolase LOGL7 produces the protein MSSAKSGVAVYCGSSTGKSLGLALAKHDRLLVYGGGSKGIMGVVSGAVLEGGGKVLGVIPHAMVAAGGEDEKVQSTTKVYLNEAGREKVLTEG, from the exons ATGTCTTCTGCAAAGTCTGGTGTTGCTGTTTATTGTGGTTCTTCAACCGGTAAAT CTCTTGGTCTTGCTCTAGCGAAGCATGATCGTCTCCTGGTGTACGGAGGAGGGTCCAAAGGCATTATGGGTGTAGTTTCTGGCGCAGTTTTAGAAGGGGGTGGCAAGGTGCTCGGCGTCATCCCTCATGCCATGGTTGCTGCAGGCGGCGAGGATGAGAAAGTCCAAAGTACAACTAAAGTCTATCTTAACGAAGCTGGACGAGAAAAGGTACTTACAGAGGGATGA
- a CDS encoding tryptophan--tRNA ligase, whose translation MSAQPPTDSLAQVSLASDDQAVQAAVHDQIVTPWDVQGGVSSDGKQQAIDYDKLVDQFGTRRVDAKLLERFEKLTGRRPHVFLRRGMFFSHREFDRILDRYEQGKPFYLYTGRGPSSDSMHLGHMIPFVFSKWLQDVFNVPIVIQLTDDEKFLFKHELKPEQTKLFSKQNARDIIACGFDLDRTFIFSNYEFMGGAFYQNVSRISRQITYNQVKATFGFTESDNIGKVHFAAIQAAPSFSTTFPQIFGTSSDIPCLIPCAIDQDPYFRLTRDIASKLKHPKPALLHSKFFPALQGPQTKMSASDPNSSIFMTDKANQIKNKINKHGFSGGKETEEEHRLLGGDTEVDVAYQYLTFFLENDDELEQIGKDYRAGTLLTGQLKAKCIKVLQTFVADFQERRAKITEEEVRKFMDSSRKISPTMGKSQSGVTVA comes from the exons GGTGGCGTATCCAGTGATGGCAAGCAACAAGCCATTGACTACGACAAGCTCGTTGATCAGTTCGGAACCCGAAGGGTTGATGCTAAACTGCTTGAGCGTTTTGAAAAATTGACTGGTCGCCGCCCTCATGTTTTCCTGAGACGAGGAATGTTCTTCTCTCACAG AGAATTTGACAGAATACTCGATAGATATGAACAAGGAAAACCCTTTTATTTGTATACAGGACGAGGTCCAAGTAGTGATAGTATGCATCTTGGGCACATGATACCTTTCGTTTTTTCAAA ATGGCTACAGGATGTTTTTAATGTTCCCATCGTGATTCAACTCACAG ACGATGAAAAGTTCCTTTTCAAGCATGAACTCAAACCTGAGCAAACCAAACTATTCTCCAAACAGAATGCACGCGACATCATCGCATGTGGCTTTGATCTTGATCGGacgttcatcttcagcaACTACGAATTTATGGGAGGAGCATTCTATCAAAATGTCTCGAGAATATCCAGACAAATTACCTATAATCAGGTCAAAGCAACATTTGGGTTCACAGAATC AGATAACATCGGGAAAGTCCACTTCGCAGCAATTCAGGCTGCTCCTTCGTTTTCGACAACGTTCCCTCAAATTTTCGGCACCTCCTCCGATATTCCGTGTCTTATTCCTTGTGCGATTGATCAGGATCCATACTTTAGGCTGACGCGCGATATCGCCAGTAAATTGAAACACCCCAAGCCCGCTCTCCTTCACTCCAAGTTCTTCCCTGCCCTCCAAGGCCCTCAGACAAAAATGAGTGCCAGTGACCCCAACAGTAGTATCTTCATGACAGACAAGGCAAATCAGatcaaaaacaaaattaaCAAACACGGATTTTCGGGTGGAAAAGAGACTGAAGAGGAACATCGACTGCTGGGAGGCGATactgaagttgatgttgCATATCAGTACCTAACTTTCTTTTTagaaaatgatgatgaactTGAGCAAATTGGAAAG GATTATAGAGCAGGTACTCTGTTAACGGGTCAGCTGAAGGCGAAATGTATCAAAGTACTTCAAACCTTTGTAGCCGATTTCCAAGAG CGCCGAGCAAAAATTACTGAGGAAGAGGTCAGAAAATTCATGGATTCCTCCCGCAAAATATCCCCCACAATGGGTAAAAGCCAGAGCGGAGTCACGGTGGCATAG